The window attaatgtttatatatttgtatttattttaaacagttttgtcaattacaataaattttgtatagttCAACCTTAAAACTAAACTtagacaataaaataattgaaagttcaaataattaatttgcatAAAAATACAGCAAccaacaaattaaactaaattaaatattatcaaaGTGAATATAATCTCAATCGAGATAATGTATGTGCTACAAATGGAGATCCAAATCTACCTAGGAGAGTTTACATATCTGACTTACGAGCTATGGTCTACAAAAGaaacttatatatttatttttgtatcgtgttacatttgaaattaaaaaaataattttaaagcatatttacatttcattaaaaatcaacaatgatgtgattttgttatatagtttgtaaatgttttctatttatgaaaaaattccattaattaattaattttcataaaatttattgttaaacttttaaaaaaaaaatcctaaaaacTTGGGAAGAAAACCCTCAATATTACTCGAACTCGAACTCTCAAACGCAAGCTCTGTTCCGCCGTGGAGCGGAGGAGATTTCAGGTGAGCAATCGGCGATGGCGGAAAACTCTTCGGTATGCTAAAAAGAACATTTATTACTCTCACATCATCTTGCTTATTTGCTTTTGATGATTTCAATCGTTTTCTCTTGTAATTAATGAACTCTAGACTCCAGCTTTCGGAAACTTTCGGTTGTTTGGATCAGCGGAAGATGAGAAGCCTAATCTAGGTTTCTCCCTTGGCTTTCTCGACTCTCAACAACCGTCTCTTCCACCTCCACCTCCTTCCCTCGAAGTTCTTTCTTCTGAGGTATCATTTTCcgtgattttcttcttccttttgttttccttttcaatttgCGTGTTCAACCGTTTCCTTCGGTTACTTTTTATCTCCATGGAGAATTTGGATTTTAACATGATTACGGTTTGTGCGCGGGTGTTGATTTACTGTTGTAGGTTTCATCTTCTGTCAAATACAATGTGGAGCCAGTAAGCGTGGGTGGACTTACCTTGTTTAAAGTAAAgattcttctttattttttgttttttttttttcttttggtagaGTAAGACTGGGGGAAGGAGTTTGTGAAAGTGACTAGAAACCTGCTTAAGTACTGTCTTTCTGTTTATGAGaagtattatttgttttgtagcTCACTTTTTATAACAATGTTTAATTCtaagtcaaattttgaatgcaatgaaagtagtttttaaaatttgtttttgtttttgaaatttggttcagAATTCAATAGTGACCTGAAAAACACACTAAAGAAATTGAGAGGGAGCGAGTGTAgcttttaagaataaaaaatttatatggaATCATTATCCAATGGGGCTTATGATTTGAGTTTGGTTCTGAAAGGGAGATATTACATGTAAAAATCTGGCCTTTCACTTGGAAAGAAAGTTGACAGAGTTGTTTTCTCTGATTTCTTAGCTTTGCTATCTATAAATTTCTGTTCAAACTTCAAAGTATAGCAATGTTCTCAGTGCTGTTAATTCTTTGAACTTCTGTAGGGACGGGTCAGGACTCAGGAGGTTTTCTCCCTGTCCAACTCTGATTTAGTTCCTGGTACATATGAAGGTGATGGAGTATTTAATTAGCAATTCCACACTCTTTTGGATATTTGGTTCTCACGTATCTAGATTATGAGTGCATGCATTTTGTGGGTCGCAGGGGGGCTTAAGTTGTGGGAAGGTGCATTGGATCTTGTCAAAGCTCTTTGTGAGGAGCTTGAAAATGGGCATTTGTCATTTGCTGGGAAGCGAGTTTTAGAGGTGGGCATCTTGATATTCAGGTGATTCTACATTGTGGAGATTGTAGGCGAAATTATCTGCATGCTAACTTATGTTCTTCTTAGAGGCTAGAGCAGTTTGTTCGTTCACATGTGTATAGGGCATAGGCTGGCTACAGAATTCTTCCATATCTATTATTTAAGCCTCAGAACTATTCATCATAGATGGCAATTACTTATTGTACTTTTGCTCCTGTTTACTTGTGACTGATTGAATTAGATCGTAAGATTTATTTAACATTTCTTATCAGAGATTTGCGTCTGTTTTGAAGCAAGtcatttctaattatttttatgagtGGGATAATTAACAAATGCAGGTTTATTTTGAGGGCAACGGCTTTTAACATCTTCAtgcacatattattattacatgaAATTGTATGTAAAAGAAACTTAGCACCAGTATataatgacatttatttacTGTGTTGCAGACTTGCTACTAATTGAACTTTGGCTGatgattatgaaaaatttcatattcaagCGAACTATCAGCcttatcattttctattataaagtttaagtTCGCGTTTGACTCCCAGTTTTTATGCAATCCGTAAAATCTGGATAAGAATTGCTGAGGAAATGAGTTCTATGTAGAACATTGTTCTAGGTCTTATTATGATCTTCTTGTATGCATGGAACTGGACTATTTTGTTATGTGTTTAATTTTCCTAGTTTTTGAGTATGaaattgtttccttttcctgATGCTTGTTTTCATACCCATGTTGTATTGCAGTCTGTCCAGTATCCTGTATACTGTTAAATGAAGTTTCTTCTTGCCATAAGTTATAtctatttctctttctcattgACTTTGCCTTAATTCTTCAGCTTGGATGTGGTCATGGTCTTCCTGGTATTTATGCATGCCTTAAGGTAAATTTATTCTTCTGCTCTGTTTCATTAAATTTGCAGATCAATGCTTGAATATATCTATGGTTTTTTACATTCCTTAACACTACCCTTCCCCTTTCGTTAGGATGCAGCTGCTGTACATTTCCAGGATTTCAATGCTGAAGTACTGAGATGTCTTACCATTCCGAATGTTGCTGCAAacctttcaaaaaaatatgaaagtttgCCATCTAATCCAACAGAATCTGATGCTGGATCAGCAGTTCGTTACTTTGCTGGTGATTGGAGTGAAATGTATAAAATTCTCCCTTTTGCATCCAACAACGAGGAAAACCTGAGTGGAAATTGTGATGGCTATGATATTGTTTTAATGGCAGAGACAGTTTATGCTCTTTCTACACTTAAAACTCTATATAAGCTTATCACACAGGTAGAACTTATACACAGGTCCATCTAATTTTGtatgattataaatataatttctgATGAAATGTAacatttctattatttcatTGTATCATTATGTAATGGAGTTTTGAACACTCTTATAGTGCTTGAGCCGTCCTCATGGAGTTGTATACTTGGCTGGAAAGAAACATTACTTTGGAGTAGGAGGAGGAACCCGGCGCTTTCTATCTGTGTTAGAAAAAGAAGGTAAGTTGGTCTCTCTTTCACAATTCTTGATAAAATTATGCTTAAACGTCAAACTTCTCCCTGAATCCTGATTGGATGAAGAACTACTTTAAAAGGAGTTTGATAGTAATTATACACATTGCTAACTAAAATATCATGAGTGATGAACGTGGTGAAGGTCATTGACTAGTTTAAGACGACGctcttttatcttcttaatAGGAAACAGTGAATTCATTTCATTGATATTGCAAGAAAACATTTAGATTAGTGAAGCTCTGGTTACAAATAGGGGATCTAAATTTACAACAATTTAGAGCTAAGAAAGTGTTTGATCTGAGAAAAGCTTGGGTGTCTTGTTCCTAATTTgtgaaaatatgaatttagaagttttgatccGAGCATGTAGCTTTGGATGTTTCAAGTAATCAGCAACAGTACTACTCCTGCAGCTCCCATTTGTTTAGATCATGCCATGGAGATATAatatttgtgatattttagattttcctCGAACTAGTCGCCATGCtgatattcatttattttcatagTTACCACTTCAGTCTcgttattattgtttttttttttattatttctttaattgaCTGTTTATCTTCTGCCCCCTTACAGGTGAAATGGTTTCCAAACTGATTGTGGAAGTTGCTGATGGTTCGTCTAATGTTAGAGAAGTGTGGAAGCTCTCACTGAAATAGGTTAGAAATCTTAGTCTTTCAcgaataagttttttttagttgatgtttatgtttttgtaCAAGGAAGGGATATGAGAAATTCCATTTAGATAAATGCTAATGtaataacttattttcatttacagATACTGATACATACATGACATTAGTTCttattcatatctttttcctctctctggCAATCAACTCTTTTCCAAAAGaacctttcttcttcaaaaacttctcaaattatcaaatatctTCATGTTTCTTGGGATAGAACccaaaatatattgaaagatAAAAGTTAACTAAACAACAAGAATAAACCAGTTAATGCAAAGTAGTTGGACCCTTCAATGTTGAGATcactttcaaatctaaaaccctaattcaCTCACTAAAATATTGCCTATCTTCTTCATTCTCCTTCCCTTTCATCCATTTATTTAACAAACAAGTATAACGAACTCCTTAGCTAATTACTAATGTACCCTGACTTAGTAATTATCCTTGATGTTCTTCGGCTTTGATTtcgaaaatattttgaagttatCTTCTAGACTTGATTTTGTATAGCTGGTCCTCCTTGTAGAGGGGGTTCCCTGTTTTTTGTGcattttctttcgttttttttcttcaatgaaagCTGTttattctattaaaaaaaaaaaaaaagcccgAATATCCTAATAACACCCTAATATCATTCCAATTACCTTCTTTATTTAggcaaaaattaaaaaaaaatccatgtAAACCAAATGAAGCACTAAGGATGATTTGTGCAAGTGATAATTGGAATGTAAACGTTTTCCATTTCACTTTCCCATCGAGTTTGTATCTTAAAATTATGGATGAAATCCGTTTTGGTTAGAGATTCGAAACCAACCACAACAAATTCTCTTCTAAAGTCAAAGAAAGAAGTTGAACAGATGATGAATATGCCTTGTGTGTTGGGTCGGCCTTGCTGGCATTCATGGATGTCATCGTTTCTTGATTCATACTCTAACTGAGGTGAGTGGATATACATGTAACTCTAAATCCTGTAAAAGAAGTTAAATGAATCCTTAATATACACAAAATGTTTCTTGAGTACAATCCTTTTATATTGTAGAACTGAGGATAATGTTTTATGCATGGATTTTGCAGTTGATATGGTCAAAGAAGATCAATCAACAGGTATGCTTTTTAAGATGAAATATTACGGCGAGTTGGTTCCAAAGTCAGCTTATTATATAGCCCATCATCAACAAAAGTTTAGCACATAGAATTGAATCAGGGAGTGCTAACTTGAGCTGTAGTTCAACCTATTAGAGATTATGCCTTAGACTACACGACTAGAGGTTTGAATTTCCACTGCCACATGACAGacattcaaatttctaaatgaCTAGAATGGTGGCAGTTTTGCTTTTACTTTTTGAATCTGTGTAAAAGAAACAAGGTACGTAagttcaatattaaaaaatgaatatgcTTGTAGTAGAGGTGAGTGGGGGCGAGCCCTTCATGATTTCTTTCCCGTCTTCAAAATGGATTTTAGAGTTGGGGTataagtttatatttggtaactTGGTCCTGCTAAGATCAGTAATGAGCCCAATCTATGTAGTATGtgtttgtgtatatatttctTGACTGTCTCCAGTAGATAcgtacataaaacaaaaataagggTTAGGTGGGGCATGATGAATGAGGAAGAGGTAGATGGTGGGGGCACCTCTCACTGGTGGAGCAAACTCAATGACGATTGAGAGAGGGCTAAAGCAAAGGGCTTGTAAGAGAATTGTATGGTGATTAGCACCTAGCGTTGATGGGGTTGACGACTAAGAGGAGGGGGTGGCAACGAAGGGATACAGCCAAGGTGAAGTGAGCAAGAGAGAAAGACGAAAAGATCTTGTGGTTGCTATTGAATGTATGAAAATGAAGGAGATTAGAGACAATAAATAGATTTTGTAGTTCTGTTCATGTTAAACTAATTTCTCCCATCCAACCTAATAATCCAATTGAATCAAACTTTGTCACCTTCTAAGTTCAAACCCATTGATATAACAAGTGTTTGATAcctcttttgtttttactttaattttctttcaggGAAGGGGAaggtagatttttttttatatatatataaatggttaaacaatttggaagatttgaacttgaatttctatttttttcttttaatgataGAATACTTTAATTATGAATACTATATTGGTATTTAACAGATCACTACTTAATACCATATTAGTTGTACAAATAAAGTAACCTAGATAAATATGgatgaattatattttttagtaaaacGTTTATGGTTTAAAATCTACCATATTTATTaccaaacttttattttttgtaaaataaaaaagaaagaaggaaaaagtacattaaaaatgaatagatCCCAACATAAGATAAAATTAGGTATGATGTGATTCTCACACTTTACATCCTGGACAACATGATACCCAACCAAACATTTCTAACATTTCTcatctctttttattttccaaaaaaaaaatactacaTCAcctcttaaaaaaaagagatcacaaagaaaagaaatttttcattgatttcaTAATCAATCCTCTTCATCAATTCACAAGGACTTGGGCAGGCAATTGGTGGAGTTGGTTTTCCGACCAAATCATTGTTGAACTGATTATAGTTGTTTGGGAAATGTTCAAATCGATTCGAACTATGAAGAAGTACAAGTCGACCGTTGGTTGGTTGACGATAAGTTTAAGcatttgaagattttaaaaaattcaaactgaCACCAAATGAATCTTTGACGTCCGACCACCTTTGATTCCCTCGATTTTGGTTGGTTGATTGATCAATCTTTCGGTCTATCACGCTCACCCTTAACAATAAAACAcatacagaaaaaaaaaaagagaaaaggaaaaaaggaagaaattctaTGAACCATACAATGGTTTGATCAAACCTTCAATCATCAGACCTACAACGATATATCTTAGAGCAACCTCGATTGTAAGGATTAGCCGGTGGCGGAGCACAACTTCCACTTCTGGTGTAAGGTTGGCCACCACTAGCGCCATCGCAAGCGGGGTGATCCTTCTTTAAAGCTCCAATAGAGatgtatttcttttgttgttcgAGAAACCTTCGAGTTATCTCTGACTCCATCAACATCTCCTCCTCGTTAGCACACTCGGCTATGGAGCCATTGCAAGAATGTGTGGAGGAAGCTCGAACGAGACAAAGATCttgaaagaggaagaggaagagaaagagaagaagaagaaagcaagTCTGTAAAGACATTGGCTTGCTTGAGATTCTTTTTCTCGTGTTGTTATTCTGACTTTCCAtacttcttttctcttttgcctTATTTCTTTACTAATGGGAAGAAACTTTATAGATATtattccttcaaattttgttttttttcttttcatttctttttcaaattttatatggatgaaaaaaaattgagaaatattCATTAGTGGAAGAACCATCAATGGGAATTAAAGGgacaaaatttcaataaaaataaaaaataaaaaacctacCCAATTGCTTTTGAGTATTTGCTTTTCCATGGtgaaagttgaattttttttggtacatttgtgatgcaaaaaaataattaaggggTAGGTGAGTcaatgtattatatatatatatatatatatatatatatatatatatatatatattgtttttcaatttcatattgTATTTTGTGCTATATCCAATTTTATTCCCTCAATAAGAGACTTGAAATGAAATTTCTACTTAATACATTGTTGAGAAAAACTTGTAGTATCAAATACTTAAAAAGGGTattctttaataatattacTGTATATAAATCCTTTACCTTAATTATATGATTAGATTCCTTTTATCTgactatatattattaaaagaacaTGTCACGTCTGATTccatttaataaaagaaaaacaaccatTTTGGATTTGCAACTTGTCTCACGCGTGAGTCCGTTTGTGCAACTTTGTCTGTCTTATCAATTCGTGGTGTTAATTTTTTAGTGCAACTATGTTAGAGATAGAGGGTTCAAACTTCTCAATCGAGAGTGTATGTCTTATACTAATTGAGTCATATTCATGTTGGCCATTCTTTACTTAAGTAACTTGTgatcacttttttattttccaaaaaacgAATATGACACCACCTCCTAAAAAAAAGAGATCgcgaagaaaagaaaatttccatTGATTTCATAATTAATCCTCTTCATTGATCAACAAAGACTAGGGCTGGCGTTGAAGTCGGTTTTCTAGCCAAATCATTGTCGAATCGATTATGGTCgtttagtaaatgttcaaaccaaTATTTgaccatgaagaaatataaattgatcGTTGGTTGGTTGATAGTCGGTTTAAGCatttgaagattaaaaaaaatgtcggTTTGGATTTTTCCAGACCGACACACCAATCGAATTCTCCTTATCTCTCACATCTGATCACTTTTAGTTTTGTCAATTTTGGTTGGTTGATAATAAC of the Cucumis sativus cultivar 9930 chromosome 3, Cucumber_9930_V3, whole genome shotgun sequence genome contains:
- the LOC101208574 gene encoding histidine protein methyltransferase 1 homolog yields the protein MAENSSTPAFGNFRLFGSAEDEKPNLGFSLGFLDSQQPSLPPPPPSLEVLSSEVSSSVKYNVEPVSVGGLTLFKGRVRTQEVFSLSNSDLVPGTYEGGLKLWEGALDLVKALCEELENGHLSFAGKRVLELGCGHGLPGIYACLKDAAAVHFQDFNAEVLRCLTIPNVAANLSKKYESLPSNPTESDAGSAVRYFAGDWSEMYKILPFASNNEENLSGNCDGYDIVLMAETVYALSTLKTLYKLITQCLSRPHGVVYLAGKKHYFGVGGGTRRFLSVLEKEGEMVSKLIVEVADGSSNVREVWKLSLK
- the LOC101208813 gene encoding protein RALF-like 32, coding for MESQNNNTRKRISSKPMSLQTCFLLLLFLFLFLFQDLCLVRASSTHSCNGSIAECANEEEMLMESEITRRFLEQQKKYISIGALKKDHPACDGASGGQPYTRSGSCAPPPANPYNRGCSKIYRCRSDD